One segment of Drosophila ananassae strain 14024-0371.13 chromosome 3R, ASM1763931v2, whole genome shotgun sequence DNA contains the following:
- the LOC6502445 gene encoding uncharacterized protein LOC6502445, protein MKYSFWIYVFYIFECVRSEERNYRIVVQKITTSNVDNDIFEKVDVELFQINNRSYLDGSVVFKQPGSDMMVNSVLDFWRPNKQHMRVFDVRFSLCSFFEESHKNKFFNNYSKAIKKFATKEFKCPFEANVTYGVKKLYFDERDFPTFVPLGKFRSKFEYYLNEDVWATFSAQGQIISWN, encoded by the exons ATGAAATATTCGTTCTGGATCTAcgtattttacatttttgaatGTGTACGATCTGAAGAACGAAACTACAGAATTGTTGTCCAAAAAATCACCACCAGCAATGTTGATAACGATATTTTCGAGAAGGTCGATGTCGAATTGTTTCAAATTAACAACCGCAGCTACCTCGATGGGAGTGTAGTTTTTAAGCAACCGGGAAGCGACATGATGGTGAACTCAGTTCTAGACTTCTGGAGGCCAAACAAGCAGCATATGAGAGTGTTTGATGTGCGATTTAGTTTGTGTTCATTCTTCGAGGAAAGTCATAAGAACAAATTTTTCAACAACTATTCAAAAGCGATAAAGAAATTCGCGACCAAAGAATTTAAATGTCCTTTCGAAGCT AACGTCACATATGGAGTGAAGAAGTTGTACTTTGATGAGCGAGACTTCCCAACATTCGTACCTCTGGGCAAATTTCGGTCCAAGTTTGAATATTACTTGAATGAGGATGTGTGGGCTACCTTTTCGGCGCAAGGACAAATAATATCGTGGAACTAA